The following coding sequences lie in one Pontibacter sp. G13 genomic window:
- a CDS encoding LUD domain-containing protein gives MKNLDKSRILSAIDRAGMPKVPLPKIPVFDPPASPLEQFEASIASAKGNTIRCQIWEFPQLVKDWIANSCSSGAFVLSGIDSLTGYADFKDLPETAQQLAHLDIAVLEGKFGVAENGAIWLPESVMGHRSVPFICQHLILVIPTSTIAPNMHEAYKRISLKDCGYGVFIGGPSKTADIEQSLVVGAHGPRSLTVFLLE, from the coding sequence ATGAAAAATCTTGACAAATCTCGCATCTTATCTGCAATCGACCGGGCGGGTATGCCCAAAGTGCCATTGCCCAAAATCCCCGTCTTCGATCCACCGGCAAGCCCATTGGAGCAATTCGAAGCCTCCATCGCCAGTGCAAAAGGCAATACCATCAGATGCCAGATCTGGGAATTTCCCCAACTGGTTAAAGATTGGATAGCGAATTCCTGTTCCTCGGGTGCTTTTGTCCTATCTGGAATCGATAGTTTGACAGGATACGCTGATTTCAAAGATCTTCCTGAGACGGCCCAACAGTTGGCCCATCTTGATATAGCGGTCTTGGAGGGGAAATTTGGGGTGGCTGAAAATGGGGCGATCTGGCTTCCGGAATCTGTTATGGGCCATCGATCTGTACCCTTCATTTGTCAGCATCTCATCTTGGTCATTCCCACATCTACGATTGCCCCAAATATGCACGAGGCCTACAAACGAATTTCGCTCAAGGACTGTGGGTATGGGGTATTCATTGGCGGGCCTTCCAAAACGGCTGATATCGAGCAATCTCTGGTGGTAGGAGCTCACGGCCCTAGGAGTCTGACGGTGTTTTTGCTGGAATAA
- a CDS encoding lactate utilization protein B, with the protein MSSSHAQAAEAFIRQEARTDWHDESLWMIRQKRDQSAHAIPEWETLRNLASQIKEHTLSHLAEYLEQFEANALAHGIRVHWAENAQRHNEIVTDILQQRNAQKIVKSKSMLTEECHLNEHLEKHGIQVVDTDLGERIIQLKGESPSHIVLPAIHLKKEEVGEVFHQKLGTEKGASDPTYLTESARQHLRAEFLEADAAITGVNFGVAETGGVVICTNEGNADLGVHAAPIQIHCMGIEKLIPLQEHLGIFTRLLARSATGQPVTIYTSHYQKPRSGTEMHIVLVDNGRSTHLAKPSFRHALKCIRCGACMNTCPIYRRSGGHSYRHTIPGPIGSILTPGIDLKQFSDLPFASTLCGSCSDVCPVKINIHEQLYQWRQEIAQAGHLPPSKTFPMKIAGRLFQSPVIFDVLGKLGRKALNMLPRWVTYGPWNAWGKGRELPISPKTTFSDWYKQQSHEKS; encoded by the coding sequence ATGAGCTCCTCTCACGCACAGGCAGCAGAAGCCTTTATCCGACAGGAGGCCAGAACAGACTGGCACGATGAATCCCTTTGGATGATCCGCCAAAAACGAGATCAAAGCGCACATGCCATTCCCGAATGGGAAACCCTCCGAAATTTGGCTTCACAAATCAAAGAACATACCCTCAGCCATCTAGCGGAATATTTGGAGCAATTCGAGGCGAATGCCCTCGCACATGGAATCCGAGTCCATTGGGCGGAAAATGCTCAGCGCCACAACGAGATTGTCACTGACATTCTTCAACAAAGAAATGCGCAGAAAATCGTCAAAAGCAAGTCCATGCTCACAGAGGAATGCCACCTCAACGAACATTTGGAGAAGCATGGAATTCAAGTCGTTGATACGGATCTGGGGGAAAGAATCATCCAGTTGAAGGGCGAGTCTCCCAGTCACATCGTCCTGCCTGCCATTCACCTCAAAAAGGAGGAAGTGGGCGAAGTTTTCCACCAAAAACTGGGCACAGAAAAAGGAGCCTCAGATCCAACATACCTGACAGAATCCGCTCGTCAGCATCTTCGTGCCGAATTCCTAGAAGCTGATGCAGCCATTACAGGGGTTAACTTTGGGGTGGCAGAAACGGGTGGTGTCGTCATTTGCACGAATGAAGGCAATGCAGATTTGGGGGTTCATGCCGCTCCGATTCAAATCCACTGCATGGGCATCGAAAAGCTCATTCCCCTTCAGGAGCATTTGGGAATATTCACACGCCTACTGGCAAGAAGTGCAACGGGACAACCGGTTACGATCTACACTTCCCATTATCAAAAGCCGAGGTCAGGTACGGAAATGCACATCGTCTTGGTGGATAATGGTCGTAGCACCCACTTGGCTAAACCCTCTTTTCGACATGCGCTCAAATGCATTCGTTGCGGTGCCTGCATGAATACCTGTCCGATCTATCGAAGAAGCGGAGGGCACAGCTACAGACACACGATCCCGGGTCCTATTGGTTCCATTCTAACTCCAGGCATCGATCTCAAGCAATTCAGCGACCTCCCTTTTGCCAGCACGTTGTGTGGTTCCTGCTCGGATGTGTGCCCAGTCAAAATCAATATCCATGAGCAGCTCTACCAATGGCGTCAGGAAATCGCCCAAGCGGGTCATCTTCCTCCGTCCAAAACTTTTCCCATGAAGATTGCGGGGAGACTGTTTCAATCTCCCGTGATATTCGATGTATTGGGCAAACTGGGCAGGAAGGCCCTGAACATGCTCCCGAGATGGGTCACCTATGGTCCTTGGAATGCTTGGGGCAAAGGAAGAGAGCTACCCATTTCTCCCAAAACGACATTCAGCGATTGGTACAAACAACAGTCCCATGAAAAATCTTGA
- a CDS encoding (Fe-S)-binding protein, with amino-acid sequence MKVALFIPCYVNQFYPEVGIATLQLLERLGCEVAYPEGQTCCGQPLANTGLAHEAAGAYRHFTQTFQGYEYIVTPSASCTHHVRHHFDTIDQTPAVKEVRSRIFDLTEFLVDELQVKQLSARFPYRVGLHRSCHGLRGMRMAKCSEQAISPFSKWEFLLSMVDGIELVDLNRRDECCGFGGTFAVSEQALSVKMGKDRLSDHLNAEAEFITSGDMSCLMHLEGIARRNHSPIRTIHLAEILNHTI; translated from the coding sequence ATGAAGGTAGCCTTATTCATTCCATGCTATGTCAATCAATTCTACCCAGAGGTGGGCATCGCCACCCTTCAACTTTTGGAGCGCCTAGGCTGTGAGGTAGCATATCCCGAGGGCCAGACCTGTTGCGGGCAACCTTTGGCCAATACAGGGCTAGCGCATGAAGCAGCTGGAGCCTATCGACACTTTACCCAGACTTTTCAAGGGTATGAATACATCGTCACTCCCAGTGCCAGTTGTACCCACCATGTCCGACACCATTTCGATACGATCGACCAAACTCCGGCAGTCAAGGAGGTCAGATCGCGAATCTTCGATTTGACGGAATTCTTGGTAGACGAACTACAAGTAAAGCAACTGTCGGCTCGATTCCCTTATCGGGTGGGTCTTCACCGAAGCTGTCACGGTCTACGGGGCATGCGGATGGCCAAATGCTCCGAGCAGGCTATTTCACCATTTTCGAAATGGGAGTTTCTCCTTTCTATGGTGGATGGAATTGAATTGGTGGACCTGAATCGAAGGGATGAGTGCTGCGGATTTGGGGGCACATTTGCGGTATCTGAACAGGCTCTATCCGTCAAAATGGGCAAAGATCGGCTCTCTGACCATCTGAATGCGGAAGCCGAATTTATCACCTCTGGCGATATGTCTTGCCTCATGCACCTGGAAGGAATCGCCAGACGAAACCACTCCCCCATCCGAACCATTCACCTTGCAGAAATCTTGAATCACACGATATGA
- a CDS encoding DUF4328 domain-containing protein: MKYIEISRLASNDQRAHSAIIALRIVLVILIVRAILAPIGWLIFSNGADDLSPEMKSAVLFMNQTTQIYFVAEFLLTNVYQLAFLVCGIIFLMWFSRAYQNLNILTGETDRAQGWAIGSWFIPLVNLWVPFRIMCEFFEKTHRKLTEHGAISNPPSKWIPGVVRGWWICWIVGGMLNIITFLPMLDIGDSQSALRTKAIGGIPLLIMAISALLCIRVIRRFLVLNDLLLEYESVESLGGEW, from the coding sequence ATGAAATACATCGAAATTTCTAGATTAGCATCTAATGACCAACGTGCCCATTCCGCCATAATCGCGTTGAGGATCGTCCTGGTGATCCTGATCGTCCGGGCCATTTTGGCACCAATTGGCTGGCTGATATTTTCAAACGGGGCAGATGATCTATCCCCCGAAATGAAGTCTGCGGTCCTATTTATGAATCAAACTACCCAGATATATTTCGTGGCCGAATTTCTGCTGACCAATGTGTACCAATTGGCGTTTCTGGTTTGCGGGATTATATTCCTGATGTGGTTTTCTCGTGCTTATCAGAACCTCAATATATTGACCGGAGAGACAGATAGAGCGCAAGGTTGGGCGATTGGAAGCTGGTTCATTCCTCTGGTGAATCTGTGGGTCCCCTTCCGAATCATGTGTGAGTTTTTCGAAAAGACCCATCGGAAGTTGACCGAACATGGTGCCATTTCCAATCCTCCCTCCAAGTGGATACCAGGGGTTGTTCGGGGATGGTGGATTTGCTGGATCGTAGGTGGAATGTTGAACATAATTACATTTCTGCCAATGCTGGATATCGGTGATTCCCAAAGCGCATTAAGGACCAAGGCTATTGGAGGCATTCCGCTTCTGATCATGGCAATCTCGGCGCTATTGTGCATCCGGGTAATTCGTAGGTTTTTGGTTTTGAATGACTTACTGCTAGAATACGAATCTGTCGAATCGCTCGGAGGAGAATGGTAG
- a CDS encoding GNAT family N-acetyltransferase, whose translation MLHFRTPDIDDLEMLRAWDREPHVIASDPHETEIWEPEELTEFEDWRVMWIVEDPDGIPFGFLQIIDPQKEPEQYWGDLPEGIRTLDIWIGPPEYLGKGYGTQMMKHAFRWCFQFPEVQEIWIDPVSSNVDAIRFYRRVGFEFVERKMLGKDLCDIHRFSRRNWRSE comes from the coding sequence ATGCTCCATTTCAGAACCCCCGATATAGATGATTTAGAAATGCTCAGGGCATGGGATCGTGAGCCACATGTGATTGCGAGTGATCCGCATGAAACCGAAATCTGGGAACCCGAGGAATTGACTGAATTCGAGGATTGGCGGGTGATGTGGATCGTGGAAGATCCCGATGGAATCCCTTTTGGGTTTTTGCAAATCATTGACCCGCAAAAGGAGCCGGAGCAATACTGGGGAGATCTTCCCGAAGGAATTAGGACATTGGATATTTGGATTGGGCCTCCTGAATATCTAGGGAAAGGATATGGGACACAAATGATGAAGCATGCGTTTCGCTGGTGTTTTCAGTTTCCGGAAGTTCAGGAAATTTGGATAGATCCAGTATCCAGCAATGTAGATGCGATTCGCTTTTACCGGAGAGTTGGATTTGAGTTTGTGGAGCGAAAAATGCTAGGCAAGGACCTTTGTGATATTCATCGGTTTAGTAGGAGAAATTGGCGTTCAGAATGA
- a CDS encoding alpha/beta hydrolase, which yields MSQKPMTTDTLSEAETLVPLPDGRMLSFSVYGPEDGIPWVLHHGTPGSRISTDESIYYELGIQVICPERPGYGRSSPNPQASYASWVKDVVSLLDFLGLESVHVGGVSGGGAFAAACASMASERFRSLSLMASVAPPETEQDRTGMARANRWGFWALKYMPWLAKWGSNQFAKNLLKDPEAVLAQMNRQLCEADQQIMERLRATGEMEFLVEHLKEAFRQGAAGHIKDMNLLANPWNLPLNRIECPVHVWHGTEDTLSPIQGAHAWKRLLPDANLRVKSGAGHLLMEEHALQAEILQQLVDP from the coding sequence ATGTCTCAAAAACCGATGACCACAGACACTTTGTCTGAGGCGGAAACGCTTGTCCCACTTCCCGATGGACGAATGCTGAGTTTTTCGGTGTATGGTCCCGAAGATGGAATCCCTTGGGTACTTCATCATGGGACGCCCGGTTCCCGGATTTCAACGGATGAGTCGATTTACTATGAATTAGGCATTCAGGTGATTTGTCCAGAACGCCCGGGATATGGGCGCTCCTCTCCCAATCCGCAGGCGAGTTATGCTAGCTGGGTAAAGGATGTGGTCTCGCTTTTGGATTTTCTGGGGCTTGAATCGGTACATGTGGGAGGAGTATCGGGGGGAGGTGCGTTCGCCGCCGCTTGTGCAAGTATGGCATCAGAACGTTTTCGATCCCTTTCGCTGATGGCAAGTGTCGCTCCTCCTGAAACCGAACAGGATCGCACAGGGATGGCCAGAGCGAATCGATGGGGTTTTTGGGCGCTAAAATATATGCCTTGGTTGGCAAAATGGGGCAGCAATCAATTTGCCAAAAACCTGCTCAAGGACCCTGAAGCAGTTTTGGCCCAAATGAACCGTCAATTGTGCGAAGCAGATCAACAGATTATGGAACGGTTACGCGCAACTGGAGAGATGGAGTTCTTGGTTGAACATCTCAAGGAGGCATTTCGGCAGGGGGCAGCGGGACATATCAAGGACATGAATCTCCTTGCCAATCCTTGGAATCTGCCCTTGAATCGAATTGAGTGTCCTGTACATGTTTGGCATGGGACAGAGGATACCTTGTCTCCCATTCAGGGGGCGCATGCATGGAAAAGGCTTTTGCCCGATGCGAATCTGAGGGTGAAGTCAGGAGCAGGGCATTTGTTGATGGAAGAGCATGCCTTGCAAGCGGAAATATTGCAACAGCTTGTTGATCCATAG
- a CDS encoding AraC family transcriptional regulator, giving the protein MKSIELVRNYLDLHVDRPLNMAELADMACLSQVQLYRQFKREMGLTPCQYGEALKIQESISLLPSLSVLDVATMLGYANYETFTRAFKKHVGLSPAAFKQIYDSFMDLAPHDQTLLIKRDATFSQLLSFFERECLPDYDPEIGVEIYRLVPPVKGRRWTFTPDPVSAEAILHVIAP; this is encoded by the coding sequence ATGAAGTCCATCGAATTGGTACGGAACTATCTCGATCTGCATGTGGATCGGCCGTTGAATATGGCTGAACTGGCAGATATGGCTTGCCTGTCCCAAGTGCAATTGTATCGGCAATTCAAGCGGGAAATGGGGCTCACGCCTTGCCAATACGGGGAGGCGCTCAAGATTCAGGAAAGCATATCGCTGCTGCCAAGCCTGTCAGTTCTGGATGTGGCGACGATGCTGGGGTATGCCAATTACGAGACCTTCACGCGAGCGTTTAAGAAGCATGTTGGGTTATCTCCGGCTGCATTCAAGCAGATCTATGATTCTTTCATGGATTTGGCACCCCATGATCAGACCTTGCTGATAAAACGAGACGCCACCTTTTCCCAGCTGTTGAGTTTCTTTGAACGGGAATGCCTGCCTGACTATGACCCCGAAATCGGGGTCGAGATCTACCGGTTGGTTCCGCCTGTGAAGGGCCGGAGGTGGACGTTTACACCTGATCCTGTTTCTGCCGAAGCGATTCTTCATGTGATAGCCCCCTAA